One Epinephelus fuscoguttatus linkage group LG16, E.fuscoguttatus.final_Chr_v1 genomic window, ACACAGTGTATGAATAATCTTTTATAAAGCAAACAGTGTTGTATTCAACAGCTGAAACAGCAGTGCAGCTGCAGACAAAGCCAGCTGATCACTGACCAAAAACTGTTTGACTAAGGATTAGCTTTGCTGTGTTTAGCGTAGAGGATGTAACTACAGAATAAGGATATAAGATGATATAACAGCACAATGTATGTTCTCAAAAACAGACTGGACCTGGCAGACATCCCAGTGTTGCAATGTCATTCAAACCCTACTATTATACTTGCTCAATATAACACTTGCTTCATTTTATGCAACTCCTAGCTCCGTGCATTACATTTAATCCCTTCCAATAACTCTGTTGGAGAATAACACctcaactttgtttttcttagcACTTTTATATGTCTAATTTCGAGCAAATTTAAATCAATGCAAGTCTTTGTTTCCTGTAACATCAGGAAATGGGAGACGATAAATGCAATAGATTGCCCACCCCTACCACACTCCcacacaaaatcaaaatgaGGCAATGAGAGCGGTGCTTCAAGTCACCCCTaggtgtgtctctgtttgtatTTCGGCTGTGGCCACAGCCATCTCATTTCAGATTTGCTTATGGTTCCTTCTGTCTGTTTTGCTTGCCTCATCACCTGTCCATTGGAGGCCCCTCCCTGTCTGTGTTGCCACCCTATCCTCCCTTCTATAAAAGAGCCaaggacaaagacagcaaaagTTGACCCAACTAAGCCCACGAAGAGAGAAATCCCCATGCAGGGAGTCTATATACACTTGAAGGGTGAGGATGACGTCCACGGCAGATCGACTGGCCCATCAGCAGGAGAAGGAACAGGGCATTGGCACAAACCAGAAGGCAGTGAAGTTCTCCCATCAGGATTATGAGACTCTGCGCCAGCAGTGTCTGGATCGTGGACGCCTCTTTGAGGACAACTGCTTTCCAGCTGAGCCCAAATCACTGGGCTACAATGAGCTGGGACCGTACTCACCCAAGACCAGGGGCGTCATTTGGAAAAGGCCAATGGTAAGAGGCCACTGGGAAGAAACACACAgctatggaaaaaaaacaaaagccacaCTGTTCGCACTGTAATATTATACTGTGGTGGTTGGTGAGCTTGACAGTGTGTTGTCTGAGGAGTGTGCCTTTCTTTTACTGAATTGCATGAATTTATAGACAATTCAGACAGTAGCCGTAACTCGTTACTTCTTAACAACATCATGATCAAACACTCAGGTTAAACATATGCCCCACACACTGATCAGGGTAGTTGAAAACAGTGCTAAATACTCCGTTCAGCGTGGTTATGACTATCTCCTAAATGTGCTGGATCATAGCATTactactgtatgtgtgaattCTTTTCGTGGGTGTATTTTTTCTTTGAACAGTCATCAGATTAAAGTCACTGAATGGGATTTTATTCTACCATCTCAGTAGTTTGATACTGGACAATCCAAAGAAAGATTTCTCCAATCTGCTCTCAAATGTTTAACCTTTTGTGATTGTTTGGTTCTTTATAGGAGCTGTGCTCAAACCCAAAGTTCATTGACGATGGAGCCACGAGGACAGACATTTGCCAAGGAGCCTTGGGTAAGTGAGGGGAGGGAGGATAAATatatgatggatggatgaatgatggGTCACTTTGGTTTTTTAGAAGGGAACCACAAACATCCCTGGTCTGAAGCCTCCACCCATTTTGCCATTAAGCTTGTAAGAAGGAATTGTCATGTTTGGTGGCACATACTGtttacagcactgtggtgaaCAACACATGTTGCCCAATCTCAGAGCATGTATCTGCTCTTACTGTGTAGGTGACTGCTGGCTTCTGGCTGCAATAGCTTCTCTGACTCTAGACCAGCAGATCCTGGCTCGTGTGGTGCCTCATGGACAGAGCTTCACTGAAGGTTATGCTGGGATATTTCACTTCCAGGTCAGACAAGGCTGTTCTCATCTCACCActtaacttgaccttcaagagggatttttgtctttcttttctcttttatcCTGCCATGTCCAACCACAGAATGATGACTTATTTTGATGAAGACTTACACACTAGTATAGCGCAGTCCAGGATACTCTAGTACAGATTTGGGAGCTAATACAACAATCCATATAGATAAGCATCAGTCAAAATGTCAACTCATATTTTGCACTGTTACCGTTGAACATCAATTGCTAAGTTCCTCATATCAAGACAGGTGCAGCCAAAACATGTTCTACTTGTTCTCCTACAAAGCTGATTAGCACATGTTTGGTATAAAGGGTCTTGTGCCTGTGTACAAATTTAAAGCGTCCCCTCCGGCACCACCACCAGTTAAAAGATGAGGTCATGGAAAGTTTCATACATAAAGACAAATCCAGCAAATCTGAGCTAATATAACAAAAAGGGTCATGGTGTTTTATGACAAATCTTCATGGCAATAGGTTAAAACACAATGGTGTTGGATTAATAAAGTCTCATCTTGAATACTCTCTTGTCAGTTCTGGCAGTTTGGTGAGTGGTTGGATGTGGTGGTCGATGATCGTTTACCCACCAGAGATGGAAAGCTGTTATTTGTTCACTCAGCAGAGGGCTCCGAGTTCTGGAGCGCGCTGCTGGAGAAGGCCTACGCCAAGTATGGATTGTTGTTCCtcttatatatattttcacCCAAACATTAAGGCATTGCAAATGTACAGTAGACATCTAATGAAGCTATTCACACCCCTCTGTGCCTGGCAGGGTGCATGGCTGCTATGAGGCCCTGTCAGGAGGAAACACTATTGAGGGTTTTGAGGATTTCACAGGAGGGATCGCAGAAGACTACACTCTAGACAAAGCTCCGCCAAACCTCTTCCAAATCATGCAGAAGGCTCTGAAACTGGGCTCGCTGCTGGGTTGCTCCATTGATGTAAGCCTTATTTTCATACTGATTTTCATGCTGGTCTGCAGACAAGCACACCAACAGTAGTACAGCACTGTTGCATCAGATTTAAGTCTTTGTTCTTGGTGTTTTCAGATCACAAGTGCCTATGAGACAGAGGCAGTTACATCTCTCAAACTTGTCAAGGGACATGCATACTCAGTCACCGGTGCAGAGGAGGTATATGATTTATGTAAACTGTCAATGATGAGATGTTTTATTTACTGCATGTAAATTACATTGCTCACTGTTGCTCTCTGTCCCAGGTTAATTATCGAGGCAGGCAGGTTCAGCTGGTCCGCGTCAGGAACCCATGGGGTCAAGTGGAGTGGACTGGGCCTTGGAGTGATGGGTAAATAATTACATTATAGATCTAATAACTATCAGCTATCATTGATTATTTACAGGATTTTCAAAAAAgcatgatttgttttccacaactAGATCCAGGGAATGGAGCTATGTCAGTCAAGATGAGAAATCAAAGCTGAACCATGTGGCTGAGGATGGAGAGTTCTGGTAAATCCATTGCTTAACCTTCCATTTATATGACGATAAATGCAATATTGTAGGCATTTTGTTGATGCTGTAATATTGATTGATAATCTGCTACATCACCAAAACAACTATTACGGCTCAGACTCAGGCTAGGACAAGAAGACGTTCTTTGCTGAGAAATGTGCTCTCTTCTCCTCAGGATGTCCTATTCAGACTTCACGAGGCAGTTCTCCAAGCTGGAGATCTGTAACTTGACCCCGGACACACTCGTGAGTGATGATGTAGGCCACTGGAACCACTACCAGTTTGAGGGGATGTGGAGGGTGGGCTCCACTGCTGGCGGCTGCCGTAACAACCCCGGTAGCAGAAAAACCATATGTACATCTGAGTAAGAAGTTCTGTTACACCACttcacataaataaaacatgtttgtgtgttccaGCCACATTCTCATCCAACCCTCAGTTTGTGGTGCATCTGGAGGATGTGGATGATGATACGCTGGATGGGGAGGATGGGTGCACCTTTCTGGTGGGACTGATGCAAAAGGATGGGCGAAGGAAGAAGAGGCTTAACCGCGACCTTGAGACCATCGGCTTTGCCATTTATAAGGTGTCTCAGAATAATTTGAAATAGCTGCAGCTAgtgattattttaattgttgactaatctgttcattattttctcaatttacTGATTAgttgtttagtctataaaatgttagaaaatggtgaaaatggcAATCAGTGTTTACCAGAGCCCAAAATGACGTCCTTAAATGTCTTGTATGTCCACAACGccaaagatattcagtaaaaataccaaacaaattaacaaaaaatattcacattttagaAGCTGGAATCTGAGaaattttactttttctttttttaaatgctcaAATCAGTTAATGATTGATATATAAAGTGATATTTCATATGAAATCAGTACCCTATATTTGGCTGATTTACTAAAATACCTCTGTTTCTGCTTTACAGGTTCCAGATCAGGTCTGTATTTGCACTGTCACATGCCAGAAATGATCCCTCACTTAAAACTAAAATTTTACATGCAAAAAATAGACATCTCAAGTGTCACAAGTATTACTTGATTGCATTAATGTCTGGTATAGCTGTTTGACATTCCAATAATAAACCCCTTTTCTCCTGTTAATATTCAGTACAAAGGCCGCAGCAATGTTCACCTGGGCCCAGATGTTGTACTGAGACAGAGAGCTGTGGCCATGAGCAGCACCTTCATCAACACACGAGAAATTTGCAACCGCTTCAAACTTCCTCCAGGAGAATATGCCATAATCCCCTCAACTTTTGATCCTCACAAGAACGGCAGTTTCCTTCTCAGGGTGTTCTcagagaaacaggctgcaaCCAGGTATCTGTGTCACAGTAACATACAGCCTGATGGATGTCTGCAGGGGGATGTAGAGTTCAGAGCTTTTGCTTAGACAGCCATCTAGTGGACAAAGCTCAGAAGCCAGCGCCTACTTTGGTCACAGAATAGTCTTGAATGTTATTTTCTTGCACGCCGACAGAGTGTGCTCAAGgtatgtgtttatatttttcagtCCACTGGAGGAGGACATTGATGCTCAAATAGAGGAGGTAAGAAAATATGCAATGATAAGCTGCTCTTGCATGCATTGATATTAAATGAGTATagtcatttttaaagattttcttACGTTTCCATTTTAACTTTGAGATTGAATGAATCATATAACAATTTAAATGcttaatttaaaggtccagtgtgtatgactgaggggcatctattggcagaaatggggtataatattcataactatgttttcattagtgtatagttacctgaaaataagaattgatTTGTCATTACTTTAGACAGACCTGTTTATATCGAAGTATGAAGCAGGTCATCTTCCAAGGAGTcttccatgttgtttctacagtagcccagaacggacaaaccaaacactaccTCTAGATAGAGCCCTCTACGTTTGTATATCAGCCACtctagttctcctacatgcttggcaccaGGGGTGTCATAGTGGGAGGAAAATGGACTAATTACCCAGGGCCCCAATGGGAGTGGCCCCTGGAAAACCCTGgaatgaaatgtttgtttttttatgcaatttttaaattctattttattttgtaagtaGTTTGATAACTAAATTTAAATTGGTTGGATAAATTATTTGAAAGACTGAACTGGTATAAAACCAATAGTGGAAGTTCTCTGAGGCGCCTCTTACCCCTAAATGaaatggtttagtccacccTTGCACTAGGATTTGTCTCTGAAAGTAGCTAAaactgagtgagtgagtgagtgagtgagtgagtgagtgagtgcttttgttgctagaGCCCCACCATATGTTGTTTCCCAAGAAAGGGACACCTGAGtttcacaaaagaaaagaaagaaagaaaagggaagaaGGCAAACTGACTGTAAAAATTTCAAAAGGTGCATcagagagacatggatcaagaaAGAAGGGCAGGGCCCAGAATCTGGTGCTTTACCtctgcttggcacatgggagaaatttcagttggttgcaaccTGCAACCTTACCACTTGATGGTGCTAACTCCTACACACTAAACCTTTAAATATATCAAATTCACCTTTCACCAATGGTTCAAAATGCCTAAAGTCTGAAAGGCCTTTGCCTCTATTTGACAATAATGATATAGATTTACCTGTGTCTCCCTCTCACAGGAGGAGGTATCTGAGAGTGATGTGGATCCTCACTTCAAGCATCTCTTTAAGCAAATTGCTGGCAATGTAGGTAGAGCAACACGAGAACTGATAGTAAAGGAAATATATGAACA contains:
- the LOC125903650 gene encoding calpain-2 catalytic subunit-like, with translation MTSTADRLAHQQEKEQGIGTNQKAVKFSHQDYETLRQQCLDRGRLFEDNCFPAEPKSLGYNELGPYSPKTRGVIWKRPMELCSNPKFIDDGATRTDICQGALGDCWLLAAIASLTLDQQILARVVPHGQSFTEGYAGIFHFQFWQFGEWLDVVVDDRLPTRDGKLLFVHSAEGSEFWSALLEKAYAKVHGCYEALSGGNTIEGFEDFTGGIAEDYTLDKAPPNLFQIMQKALKLGSLLGCSIDITSAYETEAVTSLKLVKGHAYSVTGAEEVNYRGRQVQLVRVRNPWGQVEWTGPWSDGSREWSYVSQDEKSKLNHVAEDGEFWMSYSDFTRQFSKLEICNLTPDTLVSDDVGHWNHYQFEGMWRVGSTAGGCRNNPATFSSNPQFVVHLEDVDDDTLDGEDGCTFLVGLMQKDGRRKKRLNRDLETIGFAIYKVPDQYKGRSNVHLGPDVVLRQRAVAMSSTFINTREICNRFKLPPGEYAIIPSTFDPHKNGSFLLRVFSEKQAATSPLEEDIDAQIEEEEVSESDVDPHFKHLFKQIAGNDMEVSVFELVTILNNVVSHRSDIKTDGFSLETGRLIVSLLDKDESSKLGLMEFHLLWSKIQKYLMIFKNYDSDNSGTMSSHEMRGAATEAGFHVNSAVLQAIVNRYADAQYAIDFDSFVGCLIKLEMLFKMFKTLEKDGKGKIELDMQQWLCLAIY